The genomic DNA TGCAATAGTATTAAATATAATAATGAAAGGTTGAAAAATATAAGACACACGATCAAATATAAAAATAACAACCCCTATTAAAATAAAAACAAGCAATGCAAATATTAAGTCTTTACCACCGAAAAATTTCATAAAGCGACTCTCACGTATGTTTAGATTTCGATGTTCTAATTGTTCTTTTTGTTGCTGTTCGGTCATAGATTTCACCAAGCCTTTTAGAAATTAGTTATAGTTTATCGCTTTTCCATAAAAATTTAAACTTAAATCTATAATAACAAACAAACATACGAATTTGTCGCAAAGATGAATATACAAGTCTTTAAATTTATTTCTATCTAAACGATGAACCTCATACGCTTCATTATACCATTAATATTACCAACGCTCTTCAGACTATAAACCGAAAATTTCAAATAATAAAGCATGATTTTCTGTTGAACGATGTTTTCCTTAGAAAATGAAATCACACGAATAATATAAAAAAGCTCTAAGATGATTATAATCAAATACCATCTTAGAGCGATTTCTATTAAGATTAAAGCTTAACCATAATTGTCAATACATCGGTTAATGTCATCAAGTCAAATGCATCTTGACCTTCATTCCAAACTTATCTGTTAAATTTCAAAAATTTTATCACCATGCTGAACAGTTTGCACATCTGTATAATCAAGATGTTTAATTTCAGATTGCGTTACAATAATTGGCGTAATATCGCTTTTCGCTGATTTTCTAATTAATTCTAAATCAACGGTCATTAAATGATCGCCTGCTTTAATTTCTTGCCCTTCTTCAACATGAACAGTAAAGCCTTCACCATTTAACTTCACCGTATCTAGACCAACATGGATAAGCAATTCTAAACCATTGTCTGAAACCAGACCTAGTGCATGCTTAGTTGGGAATACGAGTTGAATTTTGCCATCAAATGGTGCATAAATTTCACCTTCACTTGGACGAATTGCAATACCTTCACCCATCATTTTTTCACTAAAGACTTGGTCAGGTACTTCTGAAAGTGGCACAATTTCACCACTCATTGGTGCGGATACAAGACCAGAATGTGTCACTTCAAGATCTGATTGTGAACCATCAACAATAACTGTTTCATCATTATCATCAAGTGTCACAGGATCTCTAACCACTTTACCATCCATAATTTGTTGCATTTCATGTTTGATTTGGTCTGATTTTGGACCAAATATCGCTTGCATATTATTACCGACTTCAAGTACACCTGATGCACCTAAATCTTTCAAACGTGCGACGTCTACTTTAGATTTATCATTCACCTCTACACGTAGTCTTGTGATACATGCATCTAAATGCTTAATGTTGTCTTTATCACCCATCGCTTCTAAAACTTCATATGGTAAATCACTTGTCGATGTTGTCGTTGCTTTTGTTTGTTTATCTTCACGTCCAGGTGTTTTGTAATTGAACTTGACGATAAGGAAGCGGAACACAAAGTAGTAAATCACCGCATACACTAAGCCGACTGGTATAACAAGCCACCATTTCGTTTGGTTTGGTAAAATACCTAATAATAAGAAATCGATAAATCCACCAGAGAATGTATAACCTAAATGTAAGTCAAGTAAGTATAAAATTAAAAAGCTGAAACCATCTAATACAGCATGAATAAAGAATAATAATGGTGCCACAAATAAGAATGAAAATTCAAGTGGCTCTGTAATACCTGTTAAAAATGATGTTAAAGCAGCAGAACCCATTAAACCTGCTACAACTTTTTTATTTTCCGGTTTAGCCGTATGATAAATTGCTAACGCAGCTGCCGGTAAACCAAACATCATAACTGGGAACTCACCTTGCATAAATTTACCTGCTGTTAAGTTCGCACCTTCACGGATTTGCTCAATAAAGATACGTTGGTCCCCACGGAAAATTTGTCCTGCACCGTTTGTATATGAACCAAATTCAAACCAGAATGGTGCATGGAAAATGTGGTGTAGACCAAATGGTATTAATAGACGTTTAATAAATCCAAATAAGAATACAGCTAAACCTGTATTTGAGTCGAGTAAACCTTCACTAAAAGCATTTAAACCGTTTTGAATAATAGGCCAAATCAATGCCATCGGAAATGCTAATAAAAATGATGTTGTCGCCATCACAATAGGTACAAAACGTTTACCTGCAAAGAAACCTAAGTACGAAGGTAACGAAATATTATAAAACTTGTTGTAACACCAAGCCGCAAGCGCACCAATGATGATACCACCAAATACCCCTGTTTGTAGCGTTGGAATACCAAGTACACTTGCATAACCTTTTGCTGTGTCGCTAACATTATCAGGTGTAACACCTAAAAATTCACCCATCGTTTTGTTTAAAATAATAAAACCTACAAATGCGGCAATGGCAGCTACACCATCTCCACCTGCTAAACCAATGGCCACACCCATCGCAAAAATGATAGGCAAGTTATCAAAGATAATACTTCCCGCCGCAGCCATCATTTCAGCTACATTTTGAACACCATGGTTTTGAATAAAAGGTAAATACGATTGTAACTGATCACCTTGTAATGCTGCACCAAATGCAAGAAGTAGCCCTGCAGCTGGCAAAATCGCAACCGGTAACATTAATGCTTTACCAATACGTTGCAATTGTCCAAACAATTTCTTTCTCACTACATAAACCTCCCTATATTTATGACACATCACACTTCACACGACATAAAAAAAGGGCATGAGTCAACGACATGTGAAAACTGTTCACAATGTTTTAAACTCATGCCTAATCTAACTTAGTAACACGTTTTTATGCTTGTTTTTTAGATGCGAGCGACAGCTGATGGATATGCATCGTTAAATATGCCACTTCAGCTTCATATACGCGAACATCAATTTGTGATTGAATCATTTTAACTATTTTAACAGCTATATTGTAACATAATGGGTATTGTGTCTTCAATAGATTTTCAAAATTCAATTCAATGGTTGTGCCTTCACCTTTTTTCAATCGTTGCAATAAGAAATGGATATGTCTTACAAAACGTTGATATGGAATAGATGACTCTGGAATTTCAATCCCCATATCATGTTCAATCATTCGAATAGCATTATTAATTAATTTCGGAACGGTTTGCATTTCTCCAAATTCAACATCATTGATCTGCGAAGCGATATGAAGTGCAATAAAGCCGACTTCATCTTCCGGAAAATCAATGTTGAGTTGCAAGTTAATTCGCGTCACCACTTTTTTCGCAATTTGATAAGCTTCTGGATAGCTATATTTTGTCTCACTTAAAAATGGATTAGTAATTAATTGCCCGTTTTCCATACGCTTTAATGCAAAAATCAAATGATCTGTTAACGAAACGACAAAAGATTCTTCATGACTCAAATCGAAATGCGACATAATCATTTGAACAGAATCAATGACAACACGCAACACCCGTTCATCAGTGTGCGCAATTAACATTTTATAATGATCTTGCTCCGATTTGCTTTCTAATTTGAAAACTTTCTCAATCGTTTCTGGATCTCGAATTGTCATGCCCGGTTTTTTATTAAACCCTAATCCTTTTCCGATGATAATCACTTCAGATTGTTGATGTTGGCAAATAAGTACATTATTATTGAGGACTTTTTTAATTGTATACTGATTCACTGTCTTCACCTCTTACATCCAATTCAAATCATACCGCTTATTGCCGAAGATGAAAAGCACAAAATCATGGCTTATTCACAAAAAAATATGTTTAAATGACAAATGTTATACAATATTAAAATAACACGCTCACTCATCAACGTTCCACTTAAAAAAATTGTTAATAAAGGGCTGTAGACATTCATGCCTCAGCCCTTATTGAAACTAATCGTGTTTTTTATTTTTATGAATTTCGTTACCCCAACATTCAATACCAAATAAATTAATTTCTAATTCTTCTGGTCTGAAAATCGGTCGTTTTCCTGCTTTTCGTTGTTTCTGATAATCTTTCATCACTGCAAAAGCAATATTAGAAAGTCCAATAATCGCCACGATATTAACGATTGCCATTAATCCCATAAAGACGTCTGCAGTATTCCAAACTGTCTCAGTTTTAACGACTGCGCCAACAAATACAAGTAAAACGACAAAACAACGAAATACAAAAAGTACCATTTTATTCGTCGATAAAAATTCGATATTGGATTGACCATAGTAGTAGTTACCAATTACAGATGAAAAAGCAAATAATGTAATCGCTACTGTAAGGAAAATTCCACCAGCACTACCTAAATGCTCATTCAATGCTGATTGTGTCACAGCCACACCTTGTGGTTGTCCTTCACCGAACTTCAAACCTGTATATAACAAAATCATAATCGCTGTTGCAGTACAAACTAAAATCGTATCAAAAAATACACCGAGTGATTGAATTAATCCTTGCTTAACCGGATGTGAGACTGCGGCTGTTGCTGCAGCATTTGGTGCTGAACCCATCCCTGCTTCATTTGAAAACAGACCACGTTTAACACCTTGTAATACAGCAAATCCTACAGCGCCACCCGCTGCTTGATCAATACCAAAAGCACTTTTAATAATAGTTGAAATCATCGGCAAGATTTGATCAAAGTTTAATAATAAAATAATTAATACCATGAAAATATAAATAATTGCCATAATTGGAACGATAAATGATGATAATGTTGCAATACTACGCACACCACCAAAAATAACAATCGCAGTAATGACTGCTAAAATAATCCCTGTAATCACAGGACTTACGTTGTATTGCGTATTTAACGATTCAGCAATTGTATTGGATTGCACTGTATTAAAAACAAATGCAAATGTAATTGTAATTAATATCGCAAACAAAACACCTAACCAACGTTGATTGAGTCCTTTAGTAATATAATATGCAGGGCCTCCACGGAAACCGCCTTCTTTATCTGGCACTTTATATACTTGTGCTAAAGTGGCTTCAATAAATGCACTCGCTGCCCCTATGATTGCTATAATCCACATCCAAAAAACTGCACCAGGGCCACCTAATACGATTGCAGTTGCAACACCAGCGATATTACCCGTTCCCACTCGAGAACCCGCACTGATTGCAAAAGCCTGGAATGGTGAAATACCTTTTTCACCACTGTCTAAAGTTTCCGATTTTTCAGTTAAAGCTCTAAACATTTCTGGAATCCATCTGATTTGAACAAACTTAGAACTAATTGAGAAAAATAAACCTGCTGTTAAAAGTAAACCAATTAAATACTGAGACCAAATCAAATCATTACCGACATGAATAAAAGCCTTAAACCACCCCGGAATTAAACTATCAAAATCTCTCACACAAATCCCTCTTTACTTTTTAATTTCAAAATGTAAACAATCAAGTTAAAACAACTAGCCCCATTTTATCATCAAAGTATAACAGTGACTATAAATTTTTTTAGTGCTTATTCAACAAACAGATTCTCTATCTCGCCAAATACTGTTGTATCGACAACGAAGCTACCATTTGTATATTGCTCTGATAAATGAATATCTTTAATTTCGCCTTCAAAAGTATCATTTTGAGAAATCAGTTTGTAGCGATTTTGATCAGGTTGACACACGCGCGCTGACACAATACGATGCGGCTGTTTCTTTAACTCTTTCAACAATGTAATTCCACGTTGAGCACGTTTCGCTTGTTGTAAGACTTTAAAAGCGATACGTTTAAGTGAACCACGCTGAGTCGCAATTAAAATCGTGTCTTGTGGTGAAACTGTATTAACCATCACAACATGGTCATCATTTTTTAAATTAATTCCCTTAACACCTGCAGCACGTAAACCCGTATCAGGTAATTCTTCAAGCGCATATGTGAGTGACATCCCTTTGAAAGTTAAAAATGTCAATAACTGCGAAGGGGTCTTCGTTGACACATGCATGACTGAAATCAATTCATCGCCATCTTTAATTTTAGCTGCCACGAGTGGTTTATTCGTGCGTGTTGATTTAAAACCAGAGAGCAAGCTTTTCTTAATCATACCTTGACGTGTCGCTGTGATGATGGCACTTTGATCATCGAATTCAGAAACAACATAGCAATCAATAACTCGCTCATCCTCATCAATCGGCACAATCTGAGAAACATGTTGTCCCAAATCCTTCCATTTGATATCTGCAATTTTATGAACGGGAATGAACAAGTAACGCCCTTTATTTGTAAAAACAAGCGCATTGTCTTGCGTATTGACTTCTAAAATTTTAAGTACACCATCTTGCTCTTTCAATCCGATTTCATCTTTGCCACTTGCATTAAAACTACGTAATGATGTTCTTTTAATGTAGCCTTCTTGCGTAATACTTAACATCACTGTTTCACTCGGTACAATGACTTCTTTGTCGATTTTGATTTCTGCTATTTTTTCTTCAATCACTGAGAGACGTGGTGATTTAAATTGCCTTTTATTCGCTGTAAGTTCTTCTTTAATGACATTTAATAATGCATCATGGTGATCTAGAATGTGGCGTAATGCATCGATTTTTTCTTTTAACTCTGCATGTTCTTCTTGAAGTGCCACAATGTCCGTATTTGTCAGGCGATATAATTGCAACATCACAATCGCTTCAGCTTGAGCTTCAGTAAAATCGTATTTTTCA from Staphylococcus schleiferi includes the following:
- the ptsG gene encoding glucose-specific PTS transporter subunit IIBC, which encodes MRKKLFGQLQRIGKALMLPVAILPAAGLLLAFGAALQGDQLQSYLPFIQNHGVQNVAEMMAAAGSIIFDNLPIIFAMGVAIGLAGGDGVAAIAAFVGFIILNKTMGEFLGVTPDNVSDTAKGYASVLGIPTLQTGVFGGIIIGALAAWCYNKFYNISLPSYLGFFAGKRFVPIVMATTSFLLAFPMALIWPIIQNGLNAFSEGLLDSNTGLAVFLFGFIKRLLIPFGLHHIFHAPFWFEFGSYTNGAGQIFRGDQRIFIEQIREGANLTAGKFMQGEFPVMMFGLPAAALAIYHTAKPENKKVVAGLMGSAALTSFLTGITEPLEFSFLFVAPLLFFIHAVLDGFSFLILYLLDLHLGYTFSGGFIDFLLLGILPNQTKWWLVIPVGLVYAVIYYFVFRFLIVKFNYKTPGREDKQTKATTTSTSDLPYEVLEAMGDKDNIKHLDACITRLRVEVNDKSKVDVARLKDLGASGVLEVGNNMQAIFGPKSDQIKHEMQQIMDGKVVRDPVTLDDNDETVIVDGSQSDLEVTHSGLVSAPMSGEIVPLSEVPDQVFSEKMMGEGIAIRPSEGEIYAPFDGKIQLVFPTKHALGLVSDNGLELLIHVGLDTVKLNGEGFTVHVEEGQEIKAGDHLMTVDLELIRKSAKSDITPIIVTQSEIKHLDYTDVQTVQHGDKIFEI
- the glcT gene encoding glucose PTS transporter transcription antiterminator GlcT; its protein translation is MNQYTIKKVLNNNVLICQHQQSEVIIIGKGLGFNKKPGMTIRDPETIEKVFKLESKSEQDHYKMLIAHTDERVLRVVIDSVQMIMSHFDLSHEESFVVSLTDHLIFALKRMENGQLITNPFLSETKYSYPEAYQIAKKVVTRINLQLNIDFPEDEVGFIALHIASQINDVEFGEMQTVPKLINNAIRMIEHDMGIEIPESSIPYQRFVRHIHFLLQRLKKGEGTTIELNFENLLKTQYPLCYNIAVKIVKMIQSQIDVRVYEAEVAYLTMHIHQLSLASKKQA
- a CDS encoding alanine/glycine:cation symporter family protein — its product is MRDFDSLIPGWFKAFIHVGNDLIWSQYLIGLLLTAGLFFSISSKFVQIRWIPEMFRALTEKSETLDSGEKGISPFQAFAISAGSRVGTGNIAGVATAIVLGGPGAVFWMWIIAIIGAASAFIEATLAQVYKVPDKEGGFRGGPAYYITKGLNQRWLGVLFAILITITFAFVFNTVQSNTIAESLNTQYNVSPVITGIILAVITAIVIFGGVRSIATLSSFIVPIMAIIYIFMVLIILLLNFDQILPMISTIIKSAFGIDQAAGGAVGFAVLQGVKRGLFSNEAGMGSAPNAAATAAVSHPVKQGLIQSLGVFFDTILVCTATAIMILLYTGLKFGEGQPQGVAVTQSALNEHLGSAGGIFLTVAITLFAFSSVIGNYYYGQSNIEFLSTNKMVLFVFRCFVVLLVFVGAVVKTETVWNTADVFMGLMAIVNIVAIIGLSNIAFAVMKDYQKQRKAGKRPIFRPEELEINLFGIECWGNEIHKNKKHD